In the genome of Chryseobacterium oryzae, one region contains:
- a CDS encoding M3 family metallopeptidase, translated as MSILTEKFTTKYNSAPFNQIKNEDYLPAFKELIHSSEEEINAIVNNPNEPDFENTIEALAFSGEQLDRASSIFFNLNSAETSDELQQIAQEVSPILTEYSSKISQNKALFQKIKKVYDQKDSYNLNEEQQMLLNETYKGFVRSGALLNEEDKEKLQKINMDLSLKSLQFGQNVLASTNNYFKHITNKADLAGIPEAILEQFAEEAKERNLDGWVITLQYPSYIPFMTYAENRELRKEIALANGKKSFQNDEFDNQKLIVDILKLKQEKAALLGFKNYADYVLEERMAKSPTKVLDFLNELLTKAKPFADKEIEELKSLAKNDGIEEMQSYDHAFYAEKLRKAKYDLNDEELKPYFPLNQVQEAVFGLSHKLFGLSFEEQKDIPKYHDDVKVYEVFEDEKNSGEKTFKALLYVDYFPRKGKRAGAWMTSYKNQYQKDGENSRPHISIVCNFSKPTKDTPSLLTFQEVTTLFHEFGHALHGMLANTQYPNLSGTSVKWDFVELPSQFLENFCYEPEFLKTFAKHYKTGEVLPDEKIEKISQSKTFMEGYQTLRQIGFGLLDMNYHTKVEELESKNIKQFEDYYTKQTQLYPVNPETAMSPSFSHIFQGGYSAGYYSYKWAEVLDADAFGYFKETGIFNPETAAKFKVLLSSGGTKDPMDLYKNFRGSEPKVESLLKRAFGE; from the coding sequence ATGAGTATTCTAACGGAAAAATTCACGACTAAATATAACTCTGCACCTTTTAACCAAATAAAAAACGAAGATTATCTTCCTGCTTTTAAAGAATTAATACACAGTTCTGAAGAAGAAATTAATGCTATCGTTAACAATCCAAACGAACCTGATTTTGAAAACACAATTGAAGCTTTGGCATTTTCTGGTGAACAGCTAGACCGAGCTTCAAGTATTTTTTTCAATTTGAATTCTGCTGAAACCAGTGATGAGTTGCAGCAAATTGCACAGGAGGTTTCTCCTATTTTAACGGAATATTCATCGAAAATTTCTCAAAACAAAGCTTTGTTTCAAAAAATAAAAAAAGTTTATGATCAAAAAGACAGTTATAATCTGAACGAGGAGCAGCAAATGCTTTTAAATGAAACCTACAAAGGTTTTGTACGAAGCGGAGCACTTCTGAATGAAGAAGATAAAGAGAAATTACAAAAAATAAATATGGATTTATCTCTTAAATCTCTTCAGTTTGGGCAAAATGTTTTGGCATCTACCAATAACTACTTTAAGCACATAACCAATAAAGCAGATTTAGCCGGAATTCCTGAGGCTATTTTGGAACAATTTGCAGAAGAAGCCAAAGAAAGAAATCTCGATGGATGGGTAATTACCTTACAATATCCCAGCTACATACCGTTTATGACGTATGCGGAAAATAGAGAATTGAGAAAAGAAATTGCATTGGCAAACGGTAAAAAATCTTTTCAGAATGATGAATTCGACAATCAGAAACTTATTGTAGATATTTTAAAATTAAAGCAGGAAAAAGCAGCATTATTAGGATTTAAAAATTATGCAGATTATGTATTGGAAGAACGAATGGCAAAATCTCCAACCAAAGTGCTTGATTTTTTGAATGAACTATTAACAAAAGCTAAACCATTTGCAGATAAAGAAATTGAAGAATTAAAATCTTTGGCAAAGAACGACGGAATAGAAGAAATGCAGAGTTACGACCATGCATTTTATGCGGAAAAACTCAGAAAAGCCAAATACGACCTCAACGATGAAGAACTGAAGCCTTATTTCCCTTTAAATCAGGTTCAGGAAGCCGTTTTTGGGCTTTCACATAAACTTTTCGGACTTAGTTTTGAGGAACAAAAAGATATCCCAAAATATCATGATGATGTGAAAGTGTATGAAGTATTTGAGGATGAAAAAAATTCAGGTGAAAAAACTTTTAAAGCACTGCTGTATGTAGATTATTTCCCAAGAAAAGGCAAAAGAGCCGGAGCCTGGATGACGAGCTATAAAAATCAGTATCAGAAAGATGGCGAAAACTCGCGTCCGCATATTTCCATTGTTTGTAATTTCAGCAAACCGACTAAAGACACACCGAGTTTACTTACTTTTCAGGAAGTAACGACATTATTCCACGAATTTGGTCATGCTCTTCACGGGATGTTGGCAAACACACAATACCCTAACCTTTCCGGAACTTCTGTAAAATGGGATTTTGTTGAACTTCCTTCTCAGTTCCTAGAAAATTTCTGCTACGAACCCGAATTTCTGAAAACTTTTGCCAAACATTACAAAACAGGAGAAGTTTTGCCGGATGAAAAAATTGAAAAAATATCGCAAAGTAAAACCTTCATGGAAGGATATCAAACGTTGCGACAAATAGGTTTTGGTTTGCTGGATATGAATTATCATACAAAAGTTGAAGAATTGGAAAGCAAAAACATTAAACAGTTCGAAGATTATTACACCAAACAGACACAGCTGTATCCTGTAAATCCTGAAACTGCGATGAGCCCAAGTTTTTCTCATATTTTCCAAGGAGGTTATTCTGCGGGATACTATTCTTATAAATGGGCAGAAGTTTTGGATGCAGATGCTTTCGGCTATTTTAAAGAAACCGGCATTTTCAATCCAGAAACAGCAGCAAAATTTAAAGTTCTGCTTTCTTCTGGCGGAACAAAAGACCCAATGGATTTATATAAAAATTTCAGAGGCAGTGAGCCAAAAGTGGAAAGTTTGCTAAAAAGAGCATTCGGCGAATGA
- a CDS encoding ABC transporter ATP-binding protein, which translates to MSLQVINLTKKFGEQTALNNINISIDKNEIIGLLGPNGAGKSTLMKSIVGALKIDEGEIIFNGKNISESEIEAKKNIGFLPENNPLYLEMYVREYLQFVADLHKISHARIDEVIELVGITPEKSKKIGQLSKGYKQRVGLAQAIMHQPDLLILDEPTNGLDPNQILEIRNVVKEIGKEKTVLLSTHIMQEVEALCTRVILIHKGNIVQDSNIEDFKGKFSSLEEAFAHYTQTEVTE; encoded by the coding sequence ATGTCACTTCAGGTTATCAATTTAACAAAGAAATTCGGAGAGCAGACCGCTCTTAACAATATTAATATTTCTATCGACAAGAACGAAATTATCGGTCTTCTTGGTCCCAATGGAGCAGGAAAATCTACCTTGATGAAATCTATCGTAGGTGCTTTGAAAATTGATGAAGGAGAAATTATTTTTAACGGTAAAAATATATCCGAAAGCGAAATTGAAGCTAAAAAGAACATCGGTTTTCTTCCTGAAAACAATCCTTTATATTTGGAGATGTATGTAAGAGAATACCTGCAATTTGTAGCCGATCTTCATAAAATTTCACATGCAAGAATTGATGAAGTAATAGAATTGGTTGGAATTACCCCAGAAAAATCTAAAAAAATCGGACAGCTTTCTAAAGGTTATAAACAGAGAGTTGGCTTAGCACAAGCAATTATGCATCAGCCGGATTTATTGATTTTGGATGAACCTACCAACGGACTAGACCCTAACCAAATTCTGGAAATACGAAATGTGGTAAAAGAAATAGGTAAAGAAAAAACCGTTTTACTATCAACCCATATTATGCAGGAAGTAGAAGCACTTTGTACCAGAGTAATTCTTATTCATAAAGGCAATATTGTACAGGATTCTAATATTGAAGATTTCAAAGGTAAATTTTCGAGTCTGGAAGAAGCTTTTGCTCATTATACGCAGACGGAAGTTACAGAATAA
- a CDS encoding UbiA prenyltransferase family protein — MNCLKLLKKSVIDSQIYVSLMGTFFAVFFMIEQNTFRYPTFFLIFITYFSGYLYTKYQKTKYFYRILILNVFAGIISAILIIFNHNEIRLLKWLIIVILGLLYNSFFLENYIRKIPFLKVFYVGLVWGLVNCWLTLPQFNFPIFFISFFFITALVLPFDIRDMKNDTIQTFPKLIGVQNTKYFAYLLVFFACILSIFYLKSEFALSFYITSIITFILIYFSENENNDAYFSWGVETCSILPFLFLGIIKYF, encoded by the coding sequence ATGAATTGCTTAAAATTACTGAAAAAATCGGTTATAGACAGCCAAATATACGTCTCTTTAATGGGAACCTTTTTTGCAGTTTTTTTCATGATTGAGCAAAATACATTCCGTTATCCTACGTTTTTTCTAATTTTCATCACCTATTTCAGTGGTTACCTTTACACCAAGTATCAAAAAACGAAATATTTTTACCGCATTCTCATTCTCAATGTTTTTGCCGGAATTATTTCTGCAATTTTAATTATTTTCAACCATAATGAAATACGTCTGCTGAAATGGTTAATTATTGTAATTTTAGGCTTACTCTACAACAGTTTTTTCTTGGAAAATTACATCCGTAAAATCCCTTTTTTAAAAGTTTTCTATGTCGGTTTGGTTTGGGGACTTGTAAATTGCTGGCTTACTTTACCGCAGTTTAATTTCCCCATATTTTTCATTAGTTTTTTCTTCATTACCGCACTGGTTTTACCTTTTGATATTCGAGACATGAAAAATGACACCATCCAAACATTCCCTAAACTGATTGGAGTACAGAACACCAAATATTTTGCCTATTTGCTGGTATTTTTTGCCTGTATTTTATCAATTTTTTATTTGAAATCTGAATTTGCATTAAGCTTTTACATAACCTCTATCATCACTTTTATTCTTATTTATTTTTCTGAGAATGAAAATAATGATGCTTATTTTTCATGGGGTGTAGAAACTTGTTCGATACTTCCTTTTTTATTTTTAGGAATAATAAAGTATTTTTGA
- the recF gene encoding DNA replication/repair protein RecF (All proteins in this family for which functions are known are DNA-binding proteins that assist the filamentation of RecA onto DNA for the initiation of recombination or recombinational repair.) produces the protein MNIKKLSLYNFKNHSEKVFEFSPQINCFVGNNGAGKTNILDALHYLSVGKSFLGNTDFNNIKKGEDFFTINAEIQNEENEDIIKISQPKDTKKIIKKNDKTYERLADHIGYLPSVMISPYDSNLISDSGESRRKFLDSMISQTDSEYLFGLMQYQKTVQQRNALLKYFAKNRTWDKDSLEIYDDPITKLGTLIFEKRKNFVEKLNPIVQNFYEIISGGKEAVSVVYDSHLLYDYFINLLQENVDRDRMLTYTSKGIHKDDLLFEMDSVLLKKTGSQGQQKSFLISLKLAQMSLVKELTHKTPILLLDDIFDKLDDTRVAQLIKLVNQENFGQIFITDTHRERTENVVKKINEESIIFEI, from the coding sequence ATGAATATCAAAAAACTTTCGTTGTACAATTTTAAAAATCATTCTGAAAAGGTTTTTGAATTTTCTCCACAAATCAACTGTTTTGTAGGCAATAACGGTGCGGGAAAAACCAATATTCTGGATGCTTTGCATTACCTTTCTGTTGGGAAAAGTTTTCTGGGAAATACCGATTTTAACAACATTAAAAAAGGCGAAGATTTCTTTACGATTAATGCTGAAATTCAAAATGAAGAAAACGAAGATATCATCAAAATATCCCAACCAAAAGACACCAAAAAAATCATCAAAAAGAATGATAAAACCTACGAAAGATTAGCCGATCATATAGGATATTTGCCCAGCGTAATGATTTCCCCTTACGATTCTAATCTCATTTCGGATTCTGGTGAAAGCAGAAGAAAATTTCTGGATTCGATGATTTCGCAAACCGATTCCGAATATCTTTTTGGCTTAATGCAATATCAGAAAACCGTTCAGCAACGAAATGCTCTTCTAAAATATTTTGCCAAAAACAGAACTTGGGACAAAGATTCTCTGGAAATTTATGATGATCCAATTACAAAATTAGGAACTCTAATTTTCGAAAAAAGAAAGAATTTTGTAGAAAAGCTCAATCCTATCGTGCAGAACTTTTACGAAATTATATCGGGAGGAAAAGAAGCGGTTTCTGTAGTCTATGATTCTCATCTTCTTTATGATTATTTTATCAATCTCCTTCAGGAAAATGTGGATCGCGACAGAATGCTTACTTACACATCAAAAGGAATTCATAAAGACGACCTTTTGTTTGAAATGGATTCTGTTTTATTAAAAAAAACAGGTTCTCAGGGACAGCAAAAATCATTTTTAATTTCTTTAAAACTGGCTCAAATGAGTTTGGTGAAAGAACTTACTCATAAAACACCTATTCTTTTGCTGGACGATATTTTCGACAAACTAGACGATACCCGTGTTGCACAGTTGATAAAGCTGGTCAATCAGGAAAATTTCGGACAGATTTTTATAACAGACACTCACAGAGAGAGAACAGAAAATGTGGTGAAAAAGATAAACGAAGAAAGCATCATTTTTGAAATTTAA
- a CDS encoding alpha-2-macroglobulin family protein: protein MQRYSKILFVLLLFLSFSPVFSQNYYDQQWKKIQENAKKGNFKSNLPTVLEIQNKAMKENNAVQLILSLKAEFSIMNQTSDDEQNEAASQYFVKLQNVEKKINGEDLLFFKTLVSGFLLDYYRQNSWKVNSRTNINSENLKQIETWSKLDFKNYLSKNFAELDLQNQAMKKVSLSKYKDVFSNTENIDYFPTLADWYAMKKVSFLSQNGLFTKNELVENKKIINTVYDDLILQNSGNSKLYFMHQKLIGNCSYNSCNNLLSQLQDLLKVNIDGDYKVLIAEQIINDLVSQNKQKEALEIADSIKKQYPKSEFLNNIINKENQITNPVLEIQYEEQTQPNMPIHIVADYKNVSQFSLSLYEVKEDLLSFLKYTKNPYNNAFGKVKKTLVRKEVFQLKDEKDYQSHKTSLEIQPLPSGIYLAEYSVDGVGDKDSRSGQNFYFLVSGNKIIYQNRDERNPLENKLKLVSSENGKPVIDNLVFYEFTGNEKLNTSQGKTSEKGLFEFPKSQNNDYYRTFLVQQPKTNDFQMMEVYGNTSYNSDERNPNKKTRIKAQIFTDRAIYRPGQKVYFKVINTKIENETESVISGLQQKITLKDVNNQEVSVQNFSTNEFGSYHGSFILPKGALNGTFNITTDGNTNGYKYFQVEEYKRPKFEVTFEPVKEEYQYGKTIQIKGKATMFSGVALSNTNVNYEILKQNIRWRYFPWYPNNDDNENSVLGEVKTDEKGEFTISLNLKSDEKLKGIQIDNYQINASVTDINGETQSANTNLKVASVSHYITAEEIQDVFSDEKISVKVETKNYNEQNLKKPYKVKLSKLEAPQRIFRSNFIEGIQDLPKFSKEEFIKKFPHDFYDKNDGIKNWKVASVILNGEQKTGESLDLGKLESGNYYLEIYNIEGKDTIKATQNFAVWDRKTLKNNQKTFLSVVKPKDEVVRGEKAKIYVYSSVPDALVNVFVQYGLENTVSEVYPIKNGILEYEVQIPKDKNINSVNLQFQVVAFNDIQTEKVNLRIKDSEQPLKIETTTFRDKIEPNVKEKWSVKVIGNDKEKINAEVLANMYDMSLDQFSANNFTWEKLFNPYSFVNSYDMRNSLSQINFQQRIKYLKGRNVYLPLFNWFDNNTDLKYYRGNAPAPVAVKSYDTLDNNVKQNEEVVLLGYSKSVLKKRPNANVLNAVQGSAAGVFITGSGTPGSSKDILDDELNKIPVRQNLNETAFFYPDLKTDSEGNVQFEFTSPEALTKWKLMFLAHTKDARAATLEKEVVTQKEFSVTPNYPRFLREGDELNFQSKLSNLTSKKLNGFAQLQILDAFTNEDISEKFGLSRITAVSGYNSEQAFSVDENGNIALTWKVKVPKDASSVIMKVVAKAGQYSDGEQKAMAVLPNRMLVTEALPIFVKEGETKTFELENLKNSNSSTITNVSNTLELTTNPVWEILFALPGLKNDQNSSADVVFNKWFADVLASEIFKANPKLKTVFEEYQSKGLVNSNLEKNEELKQLLLEETPWVLESKNENEQMQKLALLFDVNTMKNSIRQDWDEFKKLQNPDGGFSWYQGYPSSYSTSLYILKNLGKINSWLKDNVKDYQTAEQKDLVKKLVGFVDKEMIKYYNPKDKNVMNNFTLDYLDTRNYWEKEYPLSGKSATLKSLVKSNSQSAKLTDFTFFGLHRMALLTYNFGLKAVSDRFLNYLKETSVDSKTQGVYWKQNLNDWGWFSSKVVNQAGALEAFSKLKPNDEKWIEDMKIWLVTQKEVNSWGSSRGTAEVIFTILNSGKSWTSAESDKATVIWGGKEVKADNQATGYIKSTVQTDILDKKLATVTVTKPGAGIVQGGLFWQYYEDLDKIKSSENYLSVTKELYKKVKTVNGEELKKISSETPLKVGDKVTVRMILNTDRPMEFIHIKDMRAAGFEPLDVISGYQWKNNLGYYQSTKDASTNFYIQYMPKGKYVFEYDYVTNASGKFSNGITTIQNYYAPQMSAHTKGTNIVIQE, encoded by the coding sequence ATGCAAAGATATTCCAAGATTTTGTTCGTGCTCCTGCTTTTCTTGAGTTTTAGCCCTGTTTTTTCACAGAATTATTACGATCAACAATGGAAAAAGATTCAGGAAAATGCCAAAAAAGGCAATTTTAAATCTAATTTACCAACTGTTTTAGAAATTCAGAATAAAGCGATGAAAGAAAATAATGCAGTACAACTCATTTTGTCCTTAAAAGCCGAATTCAGCATCATGAACCAGACGTCTGATGATGAGCAAAATGAGGCTGCTTCACAGTATTTTGTTAAACTTCAGAATGTAGAAAAAAAAATTAATGGAGAAGATTTGCTGTTCTTCAAAACCTTAGTTTCTGGTTTTTTGCTGGATTATTATCGCCAGAATTCTTGGAAGGTTAATTCTAGAACCAATATTAATTCTGAGAATTTAAAACAGATAGAAACATGGAGTAAACTGGATTTTAAAAACTATTTGTCTAAAAATTTTGCTGAACTGGATTTGCAGAATCAGGCAATGAAAAAGGTATCTTTATCGAAGTACAAAGATGTTTTTTCTAATACCGAAAATATAGATTATTTCCCAACATTAGCAGATTGGTATGCGATGAAAAAAGTTTCTTTTTTGTCGCAGAATGGTTTGTTTACCAAAAATGAACTTGTCGAAAATAAAAAAATTATTAATACGGTTTATGATGATCTGATATTGCAAAACTCAGGGAATTCCAAACTGTATTTTATGCATCAGAAATTAATAGGAAACTGCAGTTATAATTCTTGCAACAACCTTCTGAGCCAACTTCAGGATTTACTGAAAGTGAATATTGATGGCGATTACAAAGTTTTAATTGCAGAACAGATAATTAACGATTTAGTTTCTCAAAACAAACAAAAAGAAGCGTTAGAGATTGCAGATTCTATAAAGAAACAATATCCGAAATCCGAATTCTTAAATAATATTATCAATAAAGAAAATCAGATAACCAATCCTGTTTTAGAGATTCAATATGAGGAGCAGACTCAGCCTAATATGCCTATTCATATTGTGGCAGATTACAAAAATGTTTCTCAGTTTTCGCTCAGTTTATACGAGGTGAAAGAAGATTTGCTGTCTTTCTTAAAGTACACTAAAAATCCGTATAATAATGCATTCGGAAAAGTGAAAAAAACGTTGGTGAGAAAAGAGGTTTTTCAGCTTAAAGATGAAAAAGATTATCAATCTCACAAAACTTCATTGGAGATACAGCCTCTTCCTTCCGGAATTTATCTTGCAGAATATTCGGTAGACGGAGTGGGAGATAAAGATTCCAGATCTGGGCAGAATTTTTACTTTTTGGTTTCCGGAAATAAAATTATATATCAAAACAGAGACGAGAGAAACCCGCTGGAAAATAAATTGAAACTTGTAAGTTCGGAGAATGGTAAGCCTGTAATAGATAATCTTGTTTTTTATGAATTTACCGGGAATGAAAAATTGAATACATCTCAAGGTAAAACATCTGAAAAAGGATTGTTTGAATTTCCAAAATCTCAAAATAATGATTATTACAGAACTTTTTTAGTTCAGCAACCTAAAACCAACGATTTTCAGATGATGGAAGTGTATGGCAATACTTCCTACAACAGCGATGAAAGAAATCCGAATAAAAAAACGCGTATAAAAGCTCAGATTTTTACAGACAGAGCAATTTACCGACCAGGACAAAAGGTTTATTTTAAAGTTATTAATACTAAAATTGAAAATGAAACAGAATCTGTTATTTCTGGTCTTCAGCAAAAAATTACTTTAAAGGATGTTAACAATCAGGAAGTTTCTGTTCAGAATTTTTCAACTAATGAATTTGGTTCTTATCATGGCAGTTTTATTCTTCCAAAAGGTGCACTTAATGGAACTTTTAACATCACAACAGACGGAAATACAAATGGCTACAAATATTTTCAGGTAGAAGAATATAAACGTCCGAAGTTTGAAGTGACTTTTGAACCTGTAAAAGAAGAATATCAATACGGAAAAACCATTCAGATTAAAGGAAAGGCAACCATGTTTTCCGGAGTGGCTTTAAGCAATACCAATGTGAATTATGAAATTCTGAAACAGAATATACGATGGAGATATTTCCCGTGGTATCCTAATAATGATGATAACGAAAATTCTGTTTTGGGAGAAGTGAAAACAGATGAAAAAGGCGAATTTACGATAAGTTTAAACCTTAAAAGTGATGAAAAACTAAAAGGAATTCAGATTGATAACTATCAGATTAATGCTTCGGTTACCGATATTAACGGAGAAACTCAGTCGGCAAATACCAATCTGAAAGTTGCTTCTGTCTCTCATTACATTACTGCAGAGGAAATACAAGATGTTTTTTCTGATGAAAAAATTAGTGTTAAGGTGGAAACCAAGAATTATAACGAACAGAATCTTAAAAAACCTTACAAAGTAAAATTGTCGAAATTGGAAGCTCCGCAGAGAATTTTCAGAAGTAATTTTATTGAAGGAATTCAGGATTTGCCGAAATTTTCTAAAGAAGAATTTATTAAGAAATTTCCTCACGATTTCTATGATAAAAATGATGGTATTAAAAACTGGAAAGTTGCTTCGGTTATTCTCAATGGAGAACAGAAAACTGGCGAATCTTTAGATTTAGGAAAGTTAGAATCTGGAAATTATTACCTGGAAATTTACAATATTGAAGGAAAAGATACCATTAAAGCCACACAGAATTTTGCGGTTTGGGATAGAAAAACGCTAAAAAACAATCAAAAAACTTTTCTTTCTGTTGTTAAACCAAAAGATGAGGTTGTAAGAGGAGAAAAAGCGAAGATATATGTTTATTCTTCGGTTCCGGATGCTTTGGTAAATGTATTTGTTCAGTATGGTTTGGAGAATACGGTTTCTGAAGTTTATCCGATTAAAAATGGTATTTTAGAATATGAAGTGCAAATTCCTAAAGACAAAAATATTAATTCGGTTAATCTTCAGTTTCAGGTGGTTGCTTTTAATGATATTCAGACGGAAAAGGTTAATTTAAGAATTAAAGATTCTGAGCAGCCTTTAAAAATTGAAACGACAACTTTCCGAGATAAAATTGAGCCCAATGTTAAAGAAAAATGGTCTGTAAAGGTAATAGGAAACGATAAAGAGAAAATAAATGCAGAAGTTTTGGCAAATATGTACGATATGTCTTTGGATCAGTTCTCTGCAAATAATTTCACATGGGAAAAACTGTTCAATCCATATTCTTTTGTCAATTCTTATGACATGAGAAATAGTTTGAGCCAAATTAATTTTCAGCAGAGAATAAAATATCTTAAAGGAAGAAATGTTTATTTGCCGCTTTTTAATTGGTTTGATAATAACACCGATTTGAAATATTACAGAGGAAATGCACCTGCTCCAGTTGCTGTAAAATCTTATGATACTTTAGATAATAATGTGAAGCAAAATGAAGAGGTGGTGCTTCTTGGATATAGTAAGTCAGTATTAAAAAAACGTCCTAATGCAAATGTTTTGAATGCTGTTCAAGGTTCGGCTGCCGGAGTATTTATTACAGGTTCTGGAACACCGGGTTCTTCTAAAGATATTCTTGATGATGAATTAAATAAAATTCCGGTTCGCCAAAATCTTAATGAAACAGCTTTCTTTTATCCAGATTTAAAAACTGATTCTGAAGGCAATGTTCAGTTTGAATTTACTTCTCCGGAAGCTTTAACAAAATGGAAATTGATGTTTTTGGCTCATACAAAAGATGCAAGAGCGGCCACTTTAGAAAAAGAGGTGGTTACACAGAAAGAATTTTCGGTAACCCCAAATTACCCAAGATTTTTGAGAGAAGGAGATGAACTTAATTTTCAGTCGAAACTGTCTAATTTAACATCAAAAAAACTGAACGGATTTGCCCAACTCCAGATTTTGGATGCTTTTACGAATGAAGATATTTCAGAGAAATTTGGTTTGAGTAGAATTACGGCAGTTTCAGGATATAATTCAGAACAGGCTTTTTCGGTTGATGAAAATGGAAATATTGCTCTTACGTGGAAGGTTAAAGTTCCGAAAGATGCTTCTTCTGTTATTATGAAGGTTGTGGCAAAAGCCGGACAGTATTCTGACGGTGAACAGAAAGCTATGGCGGTTTTACCTAACAGAATGTTGGTTACTGAAGCTTTACCCATTTTTGTGAAAGAAGGAGAAACGAAAACTTTTGAGCTGGAAAACCTGAAAAATTCTAATTCTTCCACCATTACTAATGTTTCCAATACTTTAGAATTAACAACAAATCCTGTTTGGGAAATTCTGTTTGCTCTTCCTGGTCTGAAAAACGATCAGAACAGTTCGGCGGATGTGGTCTTCAATAAATGGTTTGCCGATGTATTGGCTTCAGAAATTTTTAAAGCTAATCCAAAATTGAAAACAGTTTTTGAAGAATATCAGAGCAAAGGCTTAGTGAATTCAAATCTTGAAAAAAATGAAGAGCTGAAACAGTTATTGCTCGAAGAAACGCCATGGGTTTTAGAAAGTAAAAACGAAAACGAGCAAATGCAGAAACTGGCATTGCTGTTTGATGTCAATACGATGAAAAATTCTATTCGTCAGGATTGGGATGAGTTTAAAAAGCTTCAAAATCCGGATGGTGGCTTTTCGTGGTATCAAGGATATCCAAGTTCTTATTCTACATCTTTGTATATTCTTAAAAATTTAGGAAAAATAAATTCTTGGCTCAAAGATAATGTAAAAGATTATCAAACTGCCGAACAGAAAGATTTGGTGAAGAAACTGGTTGGTTTTGTAGATAAAGAAATGATTAAATATTATAATCCTAAAGATAAAAATGTAATGAATAATTTCACTTTAGACTATCTCGATACCCGAAATTACTGGGAAAAAGAGTATCCTTTAAGTGGAAAATCTGCAACTTTGAAATCTTTAGTAAAAAGTAATTCGCAATCGGCAAAACTTACAGATTTTACTTTCTTTGGATTGCACCGTATGGCTTTACTTACTTATAATTTTGGTTTGAAAGCTGTTTCAGACAGGTTTTTAAATTATTTAAAAGAAACTTCTGTCGATTCTAAAACACAAGGGGTTTACTGGAAACAGAATTTGAACGATTGGGGTTGGTTCAGTTCTAAAGTAGTAAATCAGGCGGGTGCTTTGGAGGCATTCAGCAAATTGAAACCCAACGACGAAAAGTGGATAGAAGATATGAAAATCTGGCTTGTAACGCAGAAAGAAGTAAATTCTTGGGGAAGTTCTAGAGGAACTGCTGAAGTAATTTTTACAATTCTGAATTCAGGGAAATCTTGGACTTCTGCTGAAAGCGATAAAGCAACAGTAATCTGGGGCGGAAAAGAAGTGAAAGCCGATAACCAAGCAACAGGATATATTAAATCTACTGTTCAAACAGATATTTTAGACAAAAAATTAGCAACAGTTACGGTTACCAAACCGGGAGCGGGAATTGTTCAGGGAGGATTGTTTTGGCAGTATTATGAAGATTTAGATAAAATAAAATCTTCCGAAAATTATCTTTCTGTAACCAAAGAGCTGTATAAAAAGGTAAAAACAGTAAATGGAGAAGAATTAAAGAAAATTTCTTCTGAAACCCCTCTGAAAGTAGGCGATAAAGTTACAGTAAGAATGATTTTGAATACAGACCGCCCAATGGAGTTTATTCATATTAAAGACATGAGAGCGGCAGGATTTGAGCCGTTGGATGTAATCTCCGGATATCAGTGGAAAAATAATTTAGGATATTATCAGTCAACAAAAGATGCGTCTACCAATTTTTATATTCAATATATGCCGAAAGGTAAATATGTTTTTGAATATGATTATGTTACCAATGCTTCGGGGAAATTTTCGAACGGAATTACAACCATTCAGAATTACTATGCTCCGCAGATGAGTGCTCATACAAAAGGTACCAATATTGTAATACAAGAATAA